In Bacteroidia bacterium, one DNA window encodes the following:
- a CDS encoding SIS domain-containing protein, protein MITHESSLIAFEEQIQYALKEFDENKVPSKLIQNIVLCGLGGSGIGGRIARGYFLQTSHCPIEVYSDYFLPNYINQNTLVVLSSYSGNTEETLAMFERAHQANCQIIGICSGGELATKLKEYNLPFFMVPKGYQPRMALGFSLALNLLILGKIFGSNIQQELKDSLEIYANKDVLQQSANVLFKQWSNAPQLPIHVFCDEYYSGVATRFCQQVQENAKGQAFAFVLPEVNHNVTESIYGHLNANILFLNSGNNSRVNMRFKFLEDLLHTNGNSVTKIDIKGSDLKEILRIIYILDWASILLSNAKSVDNMSVKNIEKLKDYLK, encoded by the coding sequence ATGATAACACACGAAAGCTCATTAATAGCCTTTGAAGAACAGATTCAATATGCTCTCAAAGAATTTGATGAAAATAAAGTTCCTTCAAAGCTTATTCAAAACATTGTATTATGTGGTCTTGGAGGCAGCGGTATAGGTGGGAGAATTGCAAGAGGCTACTTTCTTCAAACATCACACTGCCCGATAGAAGTATATTCGGACTATTTCCTCCCAAACTATATCAATCAAAATACATTGGTAGTCTTATCATCATATTCAGGAAATACAGAAGAAACCTTAGCAATGTTTGAACGTGCACATCAAGCAAATTGTCAAATCATTGGGATCTGTTCCGGAGGTGAGCTCGCAACAAAACTTAAAGAGTACAATCTTCCATTTTTCATGGTACCAAAGGGTTACCAACCTAGAATGGCATTAGGTTTTTCGCTCGCTTTGAACTTGCTAATTCTTGGAAAAATATTTGGTAGTAATATACAACAAGAACTCAAGGACAGCTTAGAAATTTACGCTAACAAAGACGTACTACAACAATCGGCAAATGTATTATTCAAGCAGTGGAGCAACGCTCCTCAACTGCCAATCCATGTATTTTGCGATGAATATTATTCAGGTGTTGCCACTCGATTTTGCCAGCAGGTGCAAGAAAATGCAAAAGGGCAAGCCTTCGCATTTGTACTTCCTGAAGTGAATCATAATGTAACAGAAAGTATTTATGGTCATCTAAATGCAAACATCTTGTTTTTGAATTCAGGCAATAATTCCAGAGTAAACATGCGATTCAAATTCTTAGAAGACTTGCTACATACAAATGGCAATTCAGTTACCAAAATAGACATTAAAGGTTCTGATCTGAAAGAAATTCTTAGAATAATTTATATTCTCGATTGGGCGAGTATTTTGCTCTCAAATGCAAAATCAGTAGATAACATGAGTGTAAAGAACATTGAGAAACTCAAAGATTATTTAAAGTAA
- the tsaD gene encoding tRNA (adenosine(37)-N6)-threonylcarbamoyltransferase complex transferase subunit TsaD, whose product MSPTLLALETSCDETSASIISGGKILANIIATQEIHSQYGGVIPELASRNHDLYISSVTQEALKKADKLLQDLDAIAVTQGPGLLGALLVGNTFAKGLSWSLSIPLIGVHHLQAHISALFIDNPTPQFPILTLLVSGGHTQLIFVKNHTDFELLGQTIDDAAGEAYDKTAKLLGLPYPGGQHIDRLAKQGNPLAFSFPEPKVSGLDFSFSGLKTAILYFVNKQKRQHPDFVNQHIHDLCASIQHTINSYLIDKLHKAQTIYSPKSIAIAGGVSANSDLRKKLVSLGYSTNVQVLIPTFEYCTDNAAMIAMAAHFAFQKKDFISLDSLPFTRDSKR is encoded by the coding sequence GTGTCCCCCACTCTATTAGCTTTAGAAACCTCTTGTGACGAAACATCAGCATCAATTATTTCAGGTGGCAAAATACTTGCCAATATAATAGCAACACAAGAAATTCATTCACAATATGGTGGCGTAATTCCTGAATTAGCTTCACGTAACCATGATTTATATATCAGTTCGGTTACACAAGAGGCTCTAAAAAAAGCTGACAAGTTACTTCAAGACCTTGATGCTATTGCAGTTACACAAGGACCTGGCTTGCTTGGGGCATTATTGGTTGGGAATACCTTTGCCAAAGGTTTATCATGGAGTTTATCAATCCCTTTGATTGGGGTACACCATTTGCAAGCACATATTTCAGCACTATTTATTGACAATCCCACACCCCAATTCCCAATCTTAACCTTATTAGTATCAGGCGGACACACCCAATTGATTTTTGTAAAAAACCACACTGATTTTGAACTATTGGGACAGACTATTGACGATGCTGCCGGAGAAGCCTATGACAAGACTGCAAAATTATTAGGACTTCCCTACCCGGGTGGGCAACATATAGACAGACTTGCAAAACAAGGCAATCCACTTGCATTTTCCTTTCCGGAACCAAAAGTATCCGGATTGGACTTTTCTTTTAGTGGGTTAAAGACTGCCATTTTATACTTTGTTAACAAGCAAAAACGACAACACCCTGACTTTGTTAATCAACATATCCATGACCTCTGTGCTTCTATACAACATACAATTAACTCTTACCTTATTGACAAGCTACATAAGGCACAAACAATATACAGCCCTAAGAGCATTGCAATAGCGGGAGGGGTTTCTGCCAATTCAGATTTACGAAAAAAATTAGTGTCCTTAGGTTACAGTACGAATGTGCAAGTATTGATTCCAACATTTGAATATTGCACAGATAATGCAGCAATGATTGCAATGGCTGCACATTTTGCTTTCCAAAAGAAAGATTTTATTTCACTTGACAGCCTGCCGTTTACAAGAGACAGTAAACGCTGA
- a CDS encoding c-type cytochrome, with the protein MSLLSPKEGWYDTKVSKDEKMWMVIALILCIAMFVWMILWHVYGKQNPSSITYRTTTTEFARLSEAYIKRNMVGMDNGVPVVRPEPNSDVFLLAEMWRFSPAMILIKDQSYNFHIASKDLVHGFSLQPVNMNFQIYPGYDYVLKFTPTETGEFKIVCNEFCGIGHHTMIGKIIVIEKEEELAQFGYDKFLKTPAPIIEVSEDKPLSEEQMITLGEQLYNLKGCVGCHSTDGSVLLAPSWKGLYGKSEDIKENGKKSTVVVDDAYISESIREPQKKITIGFENTMMPPTQMTDMEIQQITAFIKSIK; encoded by the coding sequence ATGAGTCTATTAAGTCCAAAAGAAGGTTGGTACGACACGAAGGTCTCTAAAGATGAAAAAATGTGGATGGTAATCGCGCTTATCCTCTGCATTGCAATGTTTGTATGGATGATTTTGTGGCACGTGTATGGCAAACAAAATCCTTCAAGCATTACTTATCGTACTACAACAACTGAATTTGCAAGGCTGAGCGAAGCCTATATTAAACGCAATATGGTGGGCATGGATAACGGTGTGCCGGTTGTTCGCCCTGAGCCAAACAGTGATGTTTTCCTATTGGCAGAAATGTGGAGATTTAGTCCTGCCATGATTTTAATTAAAGATCAATCTTATAATTTTCATATCGCTTCCAAAGACTTGGTGCATGGTTTTTCGTTGCAACCGGTTAATATGAACTTTCAGATTTATCCGGGCTATGACTATGTATTAAAATTTACTCCAACAGAAACAGGAGAGTTTAAGATTGTGTGTAATGAGTTTTGCGGCATCGGACACCATACAATGATTGGGAAAATTATTGTAATCGAAAAAGAGGAAGAACTTGCACAGTTTGGCTATGATAAGTTTTTGAAAACTCCGGCTCCAATCATTGAGGTGAGTGAAGATAAACCTTTGTCTGAAGAACAGATGATTACCTTAGGCGAACAATTATACAATCTTAAAGGTTGTGTAGGTTGTCACAGCACGGACGGCTCTGTTTTATTAGCTCCTTCTTGGAAGGGATTGTATGGTAAATCTGAAGATATTAAGGAAAATGGCAAGAAATCGACTGTGGTTGTTGATGATGCTTACATCAGCGAATCAATCAGAGAACCTCAAAAGAAAATTACAATCGGTTTTGAAAACACGATGATGCCTCCTACTCAAATGACTGATATGGAGATACAGCAGATAACAGCTTTTATTAAATCAATTAAATAA
- a CDS encoding Crp/Fnr family transcriptional regulator translates to MEIDFSRYDCIHCKSRDCSILKNCNYETLQTLSTFKICGVLKEGEALFVKGDEIKGVYFIKEGFIKIESMSRGNRPLILRVVGKGSILGSRINLNEKHKHHTFSAVAGSEVAYCYVPNIVFKNIVARSSVLRQEILDKSIEELQFAEMKAVNLAIKNVRENLAEALLMLAEVYQYEGEYQSFKINFQRQDIADMIGTTKEQVSKILKDFEKEGLIKCKAKKFQYLNVKGLLALSTGTNYDEIANSAV, encoded by the coding sequence ATGGAAATTGATTTTTCTAGATATGATTGTATCCACTGTAAATCAAGAGATTGTTCAATCTTGAAAAACTGTAATTATGAAACCTTGCAAACTCTCAGCACATTTAAAATTTGCGGTGTGTTAAAAGAAGGTGAAGCACTCTTTGTCAAGGGAGATGAGATTAAAGGTGTATATTTTATCAAAGAAGGATTTATTAAAATTGAATCAATGAGCAGGGGGAACAGACCTCTGATTCTTAGGGTCGTAGGTAAAGGTTCCATTCTTGGAAGTCGTATCAACCTCAACGAAAAACATAAACATCACACATTTTCTGCAGTAGCCGGTTCGGAAGTCGCTTATTGCTATGTGCCTAACATTGTCTTTAAAAACATCGTAGCCCGATCATCTGTGCTAAGACAAGAAATTTTAGACAAGTCTATAGAAGAATTACAATTTGCAGAAATGAAAGCCGTTAATTTGGCTATTAAAAATGTGAGAGAAAATCTGGCTGAAGCCTTGTTAATGTTGGCTGAAGTCTATCAATATGAGGGAGAGTATCAAAGTTTTAAAATTAATTTTCAGCGACAAGATATTGCTGATATGATAGGCACCACCAAGGAGCAAGTTTCTAAAATTTTAAAAGATTTTGAAAAAGAAGGCTTAATTAAATGTAAAGCCAAGAAATTTCAATATTTGAATGTCAAAGGTCTGTTAGCTCTTTCTACCGGTACAAATTATGATGAAATAGCCAATAGCGCTGTGTAA
- a CDS encoding translocation/assembly module TamB has product MSQDLGVELSFSDFAFSLPNTISLKDAFVPDQKGDTLFYLGEVKVGLRSINIFKHYVGIGKISIKNGYINFGTHSGERYANHKFFFDYLSPHRYDTIPLNRPIWTIYFDKIQFENTRFRQFDEDLAGELVPNVFNSHDIRFNKINGELEKFKIVGDSLNFIAKHLSTEERSGLVVEHFEADSRIYDKGLEFDNLRLQTPNSSVGNSLYFNYDGFPELADFVQKVQMKGDITNSFLAIKDLLPFGSGLKIFEKSEFKIEGDVTGTIARMKCRNVNITSLDNTTLKGKFDFTGLPDIQNTYLNFTIEQLHSVPKELFKILDIADMPPDLNRLGYIEYTGRMNGFYNNFVAFGLVGTELGSVKTDINLDFRNGIEDALYSGKITSQGFNLGKFIANPNVGQVELAAHLHNGVGLKPDKFSFDIHGDIAKIQIYGYPYKAIKVEGNFTQSLFKGKAIVKDPNLKLDFDGIIDMKAHEEMSDFTMQIYDMNLKALGLDTIESGFKGNMLLSTKGFDIDKITGMLHTKGIEVYRGDKRFAIHDFNVIADFDGEKRNVSLVSDLADIELKGQYNFKILPDAFQNFISNLLPGIVSPAKRKTPAERIDFSISLKEMNKVATLFDIGLEVGRGKIQGAFNSQKKIFGLRTSLDRLVVGGVNFGNINLRARKGEEKDMTLKVSSSIFFDGVKYKADSVIVDAVVVENLISYQLFAKDIADAITLQNKGRFSFHSLHKAILSIEDVVLDLQGKTWNLKDTSGIMLGSEFLLYPIELYNGEESVKAEYVGSVGSRKTTLSLHKFQIENINGFIPDNYPNFFGEGNGNIDFRPKENGMLEIVSDISIQNFALNSDTVGTIALKTTRVNAYQNEINCEIKSGIFNGVSLIGTIGNAKKFDELNLMLGMPQSNVSIFGQFLKGISGLKGQVGGSVLITGVPSNPILNGNLYAKDVSFVIDYLKVPFVINSKVIVEQNKITLDQGSTIKDDKGKVGNITGVLNHSNFHKWNYNVKIDNLKDFHVLGTSRKDNDLYYGNAYADGNAVIFGTFEKFNISMKAKSRPGSLIIMPIGSTEAAGPVSYISFKSHTQDTAVKKQLDVGFLNTMLIEMEITPDMELQLVLDEQTGETIKGAGSGRITMELGEDDVFTMRGGIVVDRGDYNFVAFNNMVNKRFFIEKGGTIKWDGDPLQATINLVTYNIQKVSPNPLLGRSSGSSGSSQSLTMVQARSEIKIKGNLFSPDITFELQIPDLADQGMSELSSVLQRIQGDYDEVSRQVFSLLVFGSFMTPTFVSTDIGNLALNPRSMVNNGIADLISSQIDAWLSQIDDRWLVDFSMTNVTPDQRADMIFKLGRKFANNRFVIDVTYGTTQFGYANNSFNMEYLAAKDGRVRLKVFSKNQSIYSDANIAAAPVNTFGFGVYYRKEFNSLRKWQRVDTLPVSRPDTVAPKDSFKGSFMDYKNNTNKASLSLGIEMSLVKLNFLTICFVKEEELFMS; this is encoded by the coding sequence GTGTCACAAGATTTGGGTGTTGAGCTCAGCTTTTCTGATTTTGCTTTTTCTTTACCTAATACGATTAGTCTCAAAGATGCATTTGTGCCAGATCAGAAAGGGGATACACTGTTTTATTTAGGTGAGGTAAAAGTAGGTCTACGAAGTATTAATATATTTAAGCATTATGTTGGTATTGGAAAAATTAGCATCAAAAATGGTTATATTAATTTTGGCACACATTCAGGTGAGCGATATGCAAACCATAAATTCTTCTTTGACTATCTAAGTCCTCATCGATATGACACTATTCCTTTGAATCGTCCTATTTGGACAATTTATTTTGATAAAATTCAATTTGAGAATACTCGCTTTAGGCAGTTTGATGAAGATTTAGCAGGTGAGCTTGTTCCCAATGTGTTTAATTCACATGATATCAGATTTAATAAGATTAATGGCGAGTTAGAGAAATTCAAGATAGTAGGAGATTCTCTGAATTTTATAGCCAAACATTTAAGTACAGAAGAAAGGTCCGGTTTGGTGGTAGAACACTTTGAAGCTGATTCAAGAATTTATGATAAAGGACTTGAGTTTGATAATCTTCGTTTGCAAACACCTAACTCAAGCGTAGGAAATTCCTTGTATTTTAACTACGATGGCTTCCCTGAATTGGCTGATTTTGTTCAAAAAGTCCAAATGAAGGGCGATATTACGAATAGTTTTTTGGCAATCAAAGATTTGCTGCCTTTTGGCTCAGGCTTAAAAATATTTGAGAAATCAGAATTCAAAATAGAAGGAGATGTTACCGGCACTATTGCAAGAATGAAATGTCGTAATGTAAATATTACGAGTTTAGATAATACGACATTGAAAGGCAAGTTTGATTTTACCGGTTTACCGGACATTCAAAACACGTACTTGAATTTTACTATTGAGCAACTGCATTCTGTGCCAAAAGAACTTTTTAAAATCCTGGATATTGCTGATATGCCTCCGGATTTGAATCGTTTGGGATACATTGAATATACAGGGAGAATGAATGGATTCTACAACAACTTTGTGGCATTTGGATTGGTTGGCACTGAATTAGGGTCTGTTAAAACCGATATTAACCTTGATTTTAGAAATGGTATTGAAGACGCACTCTATTCGGGTAAGATTACATCACAAGGATTTAATCTGGGTAAGTTTATTGCGAATCCCAATGTTGGGCAAGTTGAGTTAGCTGCTCATTTGCATAATGGCGTTGGATTGAAACCGGATAAGTTTTCATTTGATATTCATGGAGATATTGCAAAAATCCAAATATATGGTTATCCCTATAAAGCAATTAAGGTTGAAGGGAATTTTACGCAGTCTTTGTTTAAAGGGAAAGCTATCGTAAAGGATCCTAATTTGAAACTTGACTTCGATGGTATTATTGATATGAAAGCCCACGAAGAGATGTCTGATTTTACAATGCAGATTTATGACATGAATCTCAAGGCGCTTGGGCTGGACACGATAGAGTCAGGCTTCAAGGGCAATATGTTGCTTAGTACAAAGGGATTTGATATTGATAAAATTACAGGTATGCTCCATACCAAAGGGATTGAAGTCTATAGAGGTGATAAACGTTTTGCCATTCATGATTTTAATGTAATTGCGGATTTTGATGGCGAGAAGCGGAATGTATCATTAGTAAGTGATTTGGCTGATATTGAACTCAAAGGACAATATAATTTTAAAATTTTGCCTGATGCATTTCAAAATTTTATATCCAACCTGTTGCCTGGTATTGTGAGTCCGGCTAAACGGAAAACACCCGCTGAAAGAATTGATTTCTCAATTTCTTTGAAAGAAATGAATAAGGTTGCCACACTTTTTGATATTGGGTTAGAAGTTGGCAGAGGTAAAATACAAGGTGCTTTTAATTCGCAAAAGAAGATTTTTGGGTTAAGAACTTCACTTGACAGGCTTGTTGTGGGAGGAGTGAATTTTGGAAATATCAATCTTAGGGCAAGGAAAGGTGAGGAGAAAGATATGACGCTTAAAGTGTCGTCAAGCATTTTCTTTGATGGAGTCAAATACAAAGCGGATAGTGTAATAGTGGATGCTGTTGTGGTTGAAAACCTGATTTCCTACCAATTATTTGCAAAAGATATTGCCGATGCTATTACCTTGCAGAACAAAGGCCGATTTTCTTTCCACTCTTTGCATAAAGCAATCTTGTCAATAGAAGATGTTGTGTTGGATTTGCAAGGCAAAACTTGGAATCTTAAAGATACTTCCGGTATTATGTTAGGTTCAGAGTTTTTATTGTACCCAATCGAACTTTATAATGGCGAAGAGAGTGTAAAAGCAGAATATGTTGGTTCTGTTGGAAGTAGAAAAACTACTTTGAGTTTGCATAAGTTTCAGATTGAGAATATCAATGGGTTTATCCCTGATAATTATCCGAATTTCTTTGGTGAAGGCAATGGCAATATTGACTTTAGACCCAAGGAGAATGGAATGTTAGAAATTGTGTCTGATATCAGTATCCAAAATTTTGCACTGAATTCAGATACTGTAGGCACCATTGCACTTAAAACAACAAGGGTTAATGCCTACCAAAATGAAATAAATTGTGAAATCAAAAGTGGTATTTTTAATGGTGTTAGCCTAATCGGGACGATTGGTAATGCTAAAAAGTTTGATGAACTGAACTTGATGTTAGGAATGCCACAATCCAATGTGTCTATTTTTGGTCAATTTCTTAAAGGAATTTCAGGGTTAAAAGGTCAAGTAGGAGGTAGTGTACTCATAACAGGTGTGCCTTCAAATCCTATTCTGAATGGAAATCTTTATGCAAAGGATGTGAGTTTTGTTATAGATTACTTAAAAGTCCCATTTGTTATTAATTCCAAAGTAATCGTAGAGCAAAACAAAATCACCCTTGATCAGGGCTCTACAATCAAGGATGATAAAGGGAAAGTTGGCAATATTACCGGAGTTCTAAATCACTCCAATTTTCACAAATGGAATTACAACGTGAAGATAGATAATCTAAAGGACTTTCATGTATTAGGAACCTCGCGCAAAGACAATGACTTGTATTACGGAAATGCCTATGCAGATGGAAACGCTGTAATTTTTGGAACTTTTGAAAAGTTTAATATTTCAATGAAGGCAAAATCAAGACCCGGTTCGTTAATTATTATGCCTATTGGAAGCACAGAGGCTGCAGGTCCTGTATCTTATATCTCTTTTAAATCCCATACTCAAGATACTGCGGTCAAAAAACAGTTAGATGTAGGATTCTTGAATACCATGTTAATCGAAATGGAAATTACACCGGACATGGAACTCCAGCTTGTGTTGGACGAACAAACCGGTGAGACAATCAAAGGTGCAGGAAGCGGGCGTATCACTATGGAACTTGGAGAAGATGATGTGTTCACAATGCGTGGAGGAATTGTAGTTGACAGAGGGGATTACAATTTTGTTGCTTTTAATAACATGGTGAACAAACGTTTTTTTATTGAGAAAGGAGGGACTATTAAGTGGGATGGAGATCCTCTGCAAGCCACCATCAACCTCGTTACCTACAATATTCAAAAAGTTTCGCCCAATCCATTACTGGGCAGATCGTCAGGAAGCAGTGGCTCCAGCCAATCACTCACTATGGTTCAAGCTCGAAGTGAGATTAAGATTAAAGGCAATTTATTTTCTCCCGATATTACTTTTGAATTGCAAATACCTGATTTGGCAGACCAAGGAATGAGTGAACTATCCAGTGTGCTCCAAAGGATTCAAGGAGATTATGACGAGGTAAGTCGTCAAGTATTCAGTTTATTGGTATTTGGTAGCTTTATGACACCTACTTTTGTTTCAACCGATATAGGGAATTTGGCGCTTAACCCACGTTCAATGGTGAACAATGGTATTGCAGACTTAATTTCAAGCCAGATTGATGCTTGGTTGTCGCAGATTGACGATAGGTGGTTGGTAGATTTTAGTATGACGAATGTTACACCGGACCAACGAGCGGATATGATTTTTAAGTTAGGGAGGAAGTTCGCCAATAATCGCTTTGTAATTGATGTTACTTACGGTACCACACAGTTTGGGTATGCAAACAACAGTTTTAACATGGAATATTTGGCTGCAAAAGATGGCAGAGTCAGGTTGAAAGTGTTTTCAAAAAATCAATCCATCTATAGTGATGCGAATATTGCTGCAGCACCGGTTAATACCTTTGGTTTTGGGGTGTATTATAGAAAGGAGTTTAATAGCCTGAGAAAGTGGCAAAGAGTGGACACTTTGCCCGTTTCCCGTCCGGATACTGTTGCACCCAAAGATTCGTTCAAAGGTTCTTTCATGGATTATAAAAATAATACAAACAAAGCCAGTCTATCATTGGGAATTGAGATGTCTCTTGTGAAGCTGAATTTCCTTACGATATGTTTTGTGAAAGAGGAGGAACTTTTCATGTCATGA
- a CDS encoding SCO family protein translates to MRKLIVCLVFVWLLTSSFNLPNEKKYLAQKVADIPMFNSKGEMLYFSSLLNDKPIIISPVYTRCYSICGIVTSGVQNVVKDLEGLGKDYSVISFSFDSTETPKSLAVYESRWILDGTNWRALSASPENIRKFMTSIGVEYDFIPATNEYNHPPILVVLTPDGAISRYIYGVSPSVKDLKISVMEAQAKKVRPGLFTGFYLRCLKYDPLLQTYKVDWRFVIGTTAGLLIIFLVTRMFIKSFIIN, encoded by the coding sequence ATGAGGAAACTGATTGTGTGTTTGGTGTTTGTTTGGCTTTTGACAAGTAGTTTTAATTTGCCAAACGAGAAGAAGTATCTTGCGCAAAAGGTAGCAGATATTCCCATGTTTAATTCCAAAGGTGAAATGCTGTATTTTTCGTCCTTATTGAATGACAAGCCTATTATTATTTCACCTGTTTATACTCGTTGCTATTCAATCTGCGGCATTGTTACTAGCGGAGTCCAAAATGTAGTAAAGGATTTAGAGGGCTTGGGCAAGGATTATAGTGTGATAAGTTTTTCTTTTGATAGTACTGAGACCCCAAAAAGTCTTGCAGTCTATGAAAGCCGCTGGATACTGGACGGGACAAATTGGCGTGCACTCTCCGCATCACCCGAAAATATTAGAAAGTTTATGACTTCAATAGGAGTGGAATATGATTTCATACCTGCAACAAATGAATATAATCATCCACCTATTTTAGTGGTACTTACCCCGGACGGAGCAATATCTCGCTACATTTACGGTGTTAGTCCCTCTGTTAAAGATCTAAAAATCTCTGTGATGGAAGCTCAAGCTAAGAAAGTGCGTCCCGGACTTTTTACAGGATTTTATCTTAGGTGTCTCAAATATGACCCTTTATTACAAACGTATAAAGTTGATTGGCGGTTTGTTATCGGAACCACTGCCGGTCTGCTTATTATTTTTCTCGTTACCAGAATGTTTATTAAATCCTTTATTATCAATTAA
- a CDS encoding cbb3-type cytochrome c oxidase subunit I: MFRTCDITGFKVDLRSEKLIRYNAVFAVISLLMAVVAALLLVFTRYQPIHLLGAEWYYRLVTFHGLNALIFWIIFFEIAGLYFGSTVILNTRFCSPKTGWWAFALMVAGLVMSNVIILMGKADVMLTSYTPLKAHPLYYLGIILFAVGALIGVILFFGNLMIARREKTYGETMPLVAYGLMTAAIIAVITLASGALIYIPTFLWSLGLIENVDPAMYKLIWWGLGHSSQQINVAAMVSIWYMTSFLTVGGTSINEKVSRSAFVLYILFICLASAHHLLTDPGVSSAWKVWNTSYAMYLAVLASMIHAFAVPSSFEVAQRKWGFNKGLFQWLAKAPWGNPAFSAVILAIIGFGFIGGTTGVIFGMEQTNIIVHNTIAIPGHFKGTVVIGTTLTFMGITYYLIPLIFRRKIVGFKLAQWQPWLFFIGIAMLSIGMIVLGQLGVPRRHWDNTFSGGPFTHNFNPAVDFFWVITMLGGVLAFLATLIWILIVVFSVFWGPKVNGPQDMQLTISPLPPEGKPHKGFEAPGTLVLTFLFLLVFLALFFLNWKWLAATWNVN; the protein is encoded by the coding sequence ATGTTTAGAACATGTGATATAACCGGATTTAAAGTTGACCTAAGGTCAGAAAAACTTATCCGATACAATGCGGTTTTTGCTGTCATTTCATTGTTGATGGCGGTTGTTGCCGCGCTTTTATTAGTATTTACAAGATATCAACCCATTCACTTATTGGGTGCGGAGTGGTATTATCGTTTGGTAACATTCCATGGTTTGAATGCGCTCATATTTTGGATTATATTTTTTGAAATTGCCGGCTTGTACTTTGGCTCGACAGTCATTTTAAACACCCGATTCTGTTCCCCAAAAACAGGGTGGTGGGCATTTGCACTTATGGTAGCCGGATTAGTGATGTCAAATGTGATCATCCTGATGGGTAAAGCAGATGTCATGTTGACTTCATATACTCCTCTTAAAGCACATCCGCTCTATTATCTCGGAATTATTTTATTTGCTGTGGGTGCTTTGATTGGTGTCATATTGTTTTTTGGTAATCTAATGATTGCAAGACGTGAGAAGACCTATGGCGAAACAATGCCGTTAGTGGCTTATGGACTTATGACAGCCGCAATTATTGCAGTTATTACATTGGCTTCAGGTGCGCTAATCTATATTCCTACTTTCTTGTGGTCTTTAGGTTTGATTGAAAATGTTGACCCTGCAATGTATAAATTGATTTGGTGGGGCTTAGGCCATTCTTCACAACAAATTAACGTGGCTGCAATGGTGTCCATTTGGTATATGACTTCCTTCTTAACGGTGGGGGGGACATCTATTAATGAAAAGGTGTCGCGTTCTGCTTTTGTACTTTACATTTTATTTATCTGTTTGGCATCTGCTCACCATTTGTTGACTGACCCCGGAGTAAGTAGTGCGTGGAAGGTATGGAATACCAGTTATGCAATGTACCTTGCTGTGCTTGCTTCCATGATTCACGCTTTTGCTGTTCCTTCTTCTTTTGAGGTGGCTCAACGCAAATGGGGATTCAATAAAGGTTTGTTCCAATGGTTAGCAAAAGCCCCTTGGGGAAATCCTGCCTTTTCTGCAGTTATTTTAGCAATTATTGGTTTTGGTTTTATTGGCGGAACTACAGGTGTTATTTTTGGAATGGAGCAAACCAACATTATTGTACATAATACTATTGCAATTCCCGGACACTTTAAAGGCACTGTGGTAATTGGTACTACATTGACTTTTATGGGTATTACTTACTATTTAATTCCTCTCATTTTTAGAAGGAAGATTGTTGGTTTTAAACTTGCCCAATGGCAACCTTGGTTGTTCTTTATTGGCATTGCGATGCTTTCTATTGGTATGATTGTTCTTGGACAACTTGGAGTGCCAAGAAGACATTGGGACAATACATTCTCAGGCGGTCCTTTTACACACAATTTTAACCCTGCCGTTGACTTTTTCTGGGTGATTACAATGTTGGGTGGTGTACTTGCATTCCTTGCTACTCTGATTTGGATTTTGATTGTTGTATTTTCTGTATTCTGGGGTCCCAAAGTGAATGGTCCACAAGATATGCAGCTTACAATTTCACCGCTTCCTCCAGAAGGCAAACCGCATAAGGGCTTTGAAGCTCCAGGTACCCTTGTGCTGACTTTCTTATTCTTGTTAGTCTTTCTTGCACTCTTCTTCCTGAATTGGAAATGGCTGGCTGCAACATGGAACGTTAATTAA